One genomic segment of Opitutaceae bacterium includes these proteins:
- the priA gene encoding primosomal protein N', producing the protein MKAADEGRVVAVWPLAGFDRVLHYRLPPHLSGSIQVGALVRIPILRRHHIGVVHELDSIPDVALAKLKLISEVVYPMPVLTPDLIELTSWMGRYYGASREAIIEAMIPKAVRMGHGVQTESYLSLAGGLDGEALEALKRRSPKQYELCRFLKGQLHPVKRSVIVRRLGVSTAICRAAVAKGLVIEDTRVEARHAYDDGFGDVEIVGNQTLVLNDEQAAAAATVSGDLKSGKFVVELLQGVTGSGKTEVYLQAMDEVLSAGGGVIVLVPEIALTPQTVGRLRARLERDGRTRAVVWHSSLSDGQRLDAWLAIARGDSRVVVGARSAVFAPVPNLRLIVVDEEHEPAYKQDETPRYNGRDVAVYRAMLNQAVCLLGSATPSLESFLNADAGKYKRLRLNKRIDDRKLPFIHIVDMRTEMMKKRGAVSLSDFLAEKLRGRFAAREQSILFLNRRGYSSSMVCRECGYVAECTHCSVAQTYHRTDETLKCHLCGETMDAPLRCPQCRSEQIRWKGLGTQRVEEVVRRILPSARVVRMDADAMSRKNLFREILSEFRLGRIDVLVGTQMIAKGLDFPNVTLVGLVDADLSLHIPDFRAHERTFQLLVQVAGRAGRGDVAGEVVVQTFTPHAMPIQFSRQADVDAFLGEEAKARERFRYPPYRHLVQHLFRGRNADKVAFVAEQWAKQLTARISSEVELRGPAPCATEKIKDHYRFQIWYFTQKVTALVREIRLLESTFPMPDDVIMVIDVDPMHLV; encoded by the coding sequence ATGAAAGCAGCGGATGAGGGGAGGGTGGTGGCGGTCTGGCCGCTGGCCGGTTTCGACCGGGTTCTCCATTATCGACTGCCGCCGCATTTGTCCGGAAGCATCCAGGTGGGCGCCCTGGTCCGGATTCCGATTCTCCGTCGTCACCATATCGGGGTGGTTCATGAGTTGGATTCCATTCCTGACGTCGCCCTGGCGAAATTGAAGCTGATCTCGGAGGTGGTCTATCCGATGCCCGTGCTGACTCCCGATCTGATCGAGCTGACCTCCTGGATGGGGCGTTATTATGGGGCGTCGCGGGAGGCGATCATCGAGGCAATGATCCCAAAGGCGGTCCGGATGGGGCACGGAGTCCAGACTGAGTCGTATCTCTCCTTGGCCGGGGGCCTGGATGGCGAGGCCCTGGAGGCGCTCAAGCGCCGGTCGCCCAAGCAGTATGAACTCTGCCGGTTCCTCAAGGGCCAGCTTCATCCAGTCAAGCGTTCGGTCATCGTCCGGCGTCTCGGGGTATCGACCGCCATTTGCCGGGCGGCCGTGGCGAAAGGGTTGGTCATCGAGGACACTCGGGTCGAGGCGAGGCACGCCTATGATGATGGGTTCGGCGACGTCGAGATCGTGGGCAACCAGACGCTTGTCCTCAACGATGAGCAGGCGGCGGCCGCCGCGACGGTCAGCGGGGATCTGAAGAGCGGGAAGTTCGTGGTCGAGCTTCTCCAGGGGGTTACCGGCTCGGGCAAGACCGAAGTCTACCTCCAGGCCATGGACGAGGTTCTTTCGGCGGGTGGCGGGGTCATCGTGCTGGTGCCCGAGATTGCCCTGACCCCCCAGACGGTGGGACGGCTTCGAGCCCGCCTCGAGCGGGATGGTCGCACCCGGGCGGTGGTCTGGCACAGTTCCCTGAGCGACGGCCAGCGCCTCGATGCCTGGCTGGCCATTGCCCGAGGCGATTCCCGGGTGGTGGTGGGCGCCCGCTCGGCGGTCTTCGCCCCGGTGCCCAACCTGCGTCTCATCGTGGTCGACGAGGAGCACGAGCCGGCCTACAAGCAGGACGAGACGCCGCGATACAACGGGCGGGATGTCGCGGTCTACCGGGCGATGCTCAACCAGGCGGTCTGCCTCCTCGGCTCGGCCACTCCGTCGCTAGAATCCTTCCTCAATGCCGATGCCGGCAAATACAAACGGCTTCGGTTGAACAAGCGGATCGATGACCGGAAACTTCCCTTTATCCATATTGTGGATATGCGGACCGAGATGATGAAAAAGCGGGGAGCGGTTTCGCTTTCCGACTTTCTGGCGGAAAAACTGAGGGGACGTTTCGCCGCCCGCGAACAGAGCATTCTCTTCCTCAACCGCCGGGGCTATTCCTCGAGCATGGTCTGCCGGGAGTGCGGCTATGTGGCGGAATGCACCCACTGCAGCGTCGCGCAGACCTATCACCGCACGGATGAGACCCTCAAGTGCCATCTCTGCGGGGAGACGATGGATGCGCCCCTGCGCTGTCCGCAGTGCCGTTCCGAACAGATCCGCTGGAAGGGGCTGGGCACGCAGCGGGTTGAGGAAGTGGTCAGACGTATCCTGCCCAGCGCCCGGGTCGTGCGGATGGACGCCGACGCCATGAGCCGGAAGAATCTCTTCCGCGAGATCCTCAGCGAGTTTCGCCTTGGCCGGATCGATGTGCTGGTGGGCACCCAGATGATTGCGAAGGGGCTGGATTTTCCGAATGTCACCCTCGTCGGGTTGGTCGATGCGGATCTCTCGCTGCATATCCCGGATTTCCGGGCGCATGAGCGGACCTTTCAGCTGCTGGTCCAGGTGGCGGGACGGGCCGGGCGGGGCGACGTGGCTGGAGAGGTGGTCGTGCAGACCTTCACGCCGCACGCCATGCCGATCCAGTTTTCACGTCAGGCCGATGTCGATGCCTTCCTTGGGGAGGAGGCCAAGGCCCGCGAGCGGTTCCGCTATCCGCCCTACCGGCACCTCGTGCAGCATCTCTTCCGTGGACGCAATGCCGACAAGGTGGCTTTTGTCGCGGAGCAGTGGGCGAAGCAGCTGACCGCCCGGATCTCCAGCGAGGTGGAACTGAGGGGACCCGCTCCCTGTGCCACCGAGAAGATCAAGGACCATTACCGTTTCCAGATCTGGTATTTCACCCAGAAAGTGACGGCTCTCGTCCGGGAGATCCGCCTGCTCGAGTCGACCTTTCCGATGCCTGACGATGTCATCATGGTCATCGACGTGGATCCGATGCACCTGGTCTGA
- the nadA gene encoding quinolinate synthase NadA — protein MTDTLPLQPFVLESRTGEEPLTAIQEEILRLKKEQNAVILAHNYQVDEIQRIADFVGDSLGLSYQAAETPADTILFCGVHFMAETAKIVNPGKTVLLPELAAGCSLSDSCPADQLAAYKQAHPEVYVVAYINCSAGVKALSDVICTSGNAMKIVGKVPADREILFVPDQNLGQWVAKKSGRRMRLWPGSCYAHVLFTVRALERIRLQFPGAPVVAHPECTETVREMADEVCSTELMIRYCRESPSREIIVVTESGMLNRLRREIPGKTFIAGPTDHCACNDCRYMKMNTIEKVRDALLHRAPEITLPEDIRQAAYEPIKRMLDWSRS, from the coding sequence ATGACCGACACCCTGCCACTCCAACCGTTCGTCCTCGAGTCCCGAACCGGCGAGGAGCCCCTGACCGCCATCCAGGAGGAGATCCTGCGCCTGAAGAAGGAACAGAACGCGGTCATTCTCGCCCACAATTACCAGGTCGACGAGATCCAGCGGATCGCCGACTTTGTGGGTGACTCACTCGGCCTGTCCTACCAGGCGGCCGAGACCCCGGCCGACACCATTCTCTTCTGCGGCGTTCATTTCATGGCCGAGACCGCCAAGATCGTCAATCCGGGCAAGACCGTCCTCCTGCCCGAACTTGCCGCCGGCTGCTCGCTATCCGACTCCTGCCCGGCCGATCAACTCGCCGCCTACAAGCAGGCGCACCCCGAGGTCTACGTGGTCGCCTATATCAACTGCTCGGCCGGGGTCAAAGCCCTCAGCGATGTCATCTGCACCAGCGGCAACGCCATGAAGATCGTGGGCAAGGTGCCGGCCGATCGCGAGATCCTCTTTGTCCCCGATCAGAACCTCGGGCAATGGGTGGCCAAGAAATCGGGCCGCCGGATGCGGCTCTGGCCGGGCAGCTGCTACGCCCATGTCCTCTTCACCGTCCGTGCGCTCGAGCGCATCCGCCTGCAGTTTCCCGGCGCCCCCGTTGTCGCCCACCCCGAATGCACTGAGACCGTTCGCGAAATGGCGGATGAAGTCTGCAGCACCGAATTGATGATCCGCTACTGCCGCGAATCGCCGTCCAGGGAGATCATCGTGGTGACGGAGTCCGGCATGCTCAACCGGTTGCGGCGGGAAATCCCCGGCAAGACCTTCATCGCGGGGCCGACCGACCACTGCGCCTGCAACGACTGCCGCTACATGAAAATGAACACGATCGAGAAGGTGCGGGATGCCCTCCTCCACCGTGCCCCCGAAATCACCCTGCCCGAGGATATCCGGCAGGCCGCCTACGAGCCCATCAAGCGGATGCTCGACTGGAGCAGGTCCTGA
- a CDS encoding flavodoxin family protein: MKRDVTVLGIVGSYRKGGTIDSVVDEVLQAARRKGASTRKIYLIDQHIEFCTNCRTCSQLEGTEPGECIHQDDMERLIRDIRKADAIVLGSPMNFGTVTAVTKRFIERLMCLAYWPWGMKVPKMRSPDTDKPAVIVASSAAPAILQRWSGSMLKLLRQTVELLGAHPIGEINVGLAAMKRRHELPANIVAKAHRLGERLVARVPAQPASAA; encoded by the coding sequence ATGAAACGTGATGTGACGGTCCTTGGGATTGTGGGGAGTTACCGCAAGGGAGGGACCATCGACTCGGTGGTGGACGAAGTTCTGCAGGCCGCCCGCCGGAAGGGTGCCTCAACCCGGAAAATCTACCTCATCGACCAGCATATCGAGTTCTGCACGAATTGCCGGACCTGCAGCCAGCTGGAAGGCACGGAACCGGGTGAGTGCATCCACCAAGACGATATGGAGCGCCTGATCCGTGACATCAGGAAGGCGGACGCCATTGTCCTCGGCTCTCCCATGAATTTCGGCACCGTCACAGCCGTGACCAAACGTTTTATCGAGCGCCTGATGTGCCTGGCTTACTGGCCCTGGGGCATGAAGGTTCCGAAGATGCGTTCCCCGGACACGGACAAGCCGGCGGTCATCGTCGCTTCGTCAGCTGCTCCCGCCATTCTTCAACGCTGGTCCGGCAGCATGTTGAAACTGTTGCGCCAGACAGTGGAGCTTCTCGGCGCCCACCCGATCGGGGAGATCAACGTGGGCCTGGCCGCCATGAAGCGCCGGCACGAGCTGCCTGCCAACATCGTTGCCAAGGCACACCGCCTCGGCGAACGGCTCGTGGCCAGGGTTCCCGCCCAACCAGCGTCAGCCGCCTGA
- a CDS encoding FKBP-type peptidyl-prolyl cis-trans isomerase: MSIIRPAFPALIAGAVLVTLVTAGQCTRLAMHRAEAADSDPSMENSMPSGLAEAARIAARFPDSQTIANSNLHYIVLRPGEGEPPKTGSFLTVHYSGTLWDGTPFDSSVERGQPLKFRLGVGQVIKGWDLGFASMLPGEKRLLIIPYSLAYGDRGRRPTIPPRATLLFEVELIAIE, encoded by the coding sequence ATGTCCATCATCAGACCTGCTTTCCCCGCCCTGATCGCCGGGGCGGTCCTCGTCACCCTTGTCACCGCCGGCCAATGTACGCGTCTGGCCATGCACCGGGCCGAAGCCGCCGATTCCGATCCGTCCATGGAGAACTCGATGCCCAGCGGCCTGGCTGAGGCCGCCCGGATAGCCGCGCGCTTTCCCGACTCACAGACCATCGCCAACAGCAATCTCCACTATATTGTCCTGCGTCCCGGCGAGGGTGAGCCTCCGAAGACCGGCTCCTTCCTGACTGTTCACTACAGCGGAACCCTCTGGGATGGCACACCGTTCGACAGTTCCGTGGAGCGAGGCCAGCCATTGAAATTCCGCCTCGGCGTCGGCCAGGTGATCAAGGGCTGGGATCTCGGCTTCGCGTCCATGCTTCCGGGAGAGAAACGGCTCCTCATCATCCCCTATTCCCTCGCCTACGGTGACCGGGGCCGTCGACCGACCATCCCTCCCCGGGCCACCCTGCTGTTTGAAGTCGAGCTGATCGCGATCGAATAA
- a CDS encoding GyrI-like domain-containing protein yields the protein MTKIDLKKELKAFYSASAREPAVVEVPTFNFLMVDGAGDPNSSGSFAEAVEALYSVSYALKFRQKKGPRQIDYGVMPLEGLWWSEDMSDFVTGNKDGWLWTLMLMQPSFIDAAEIDEAIAMVRAKKKLPGVERLRFGAFTEGRCAQILHIGPFAEEGPTVERLHAFIDCQSGRRGRHHEIYLSDTRKAAPEKWKTILRQPML from the coding sequence ATGACGAAGATTGACCTGAAGAAGGAGTTGAAGGCCTTTTATTCGGCTTCCGCTAGGGAGCCTGCGGTTGTCGAGGTGCCGACCTTCAATTTCCTGATGGTGGACGGCGCGGGAGACCCGAATTCCTCCGGATCCTTTGCCGAGGCCGTGGAGGCCTTGTACTCCGTTTCCTACGCGCTAAAGTTCAGGCAGAAGAAAGGTCCCCGACAGATCGACTATGGGGTCATGCCTCTGGAGGGGCTCTGGTGGTCCGAGGACATGTCTGACTTTGTGACCGGAAACAAGGATGGCTGGCTCTGGACGTTGATGCTCATGCAGCCGTCCTTTATCGACGCTGCGGAAATCGATGAAGCGATCGCGATGGTTCGGGCAAAGAAGAAGCTGCCGGGGGTCGAGCGCCTCCGGTTTGGAGCTTTCACGGAGGGCCGGTGTGCCCAGATTTTGCATATCGGTCCGTTCGCCGAGGAAGGACCCACCGTCGAGCGGTTGCATGCGTTCATCGATTGTCAATCCGGGCGGCGCGGCAGGCACCACGAGATCTACCTGAGTGACACCCGCAAGGCGGCGCCGGAGAAATGGAAGACCATTCTCCGGCAACCGATGCTGTAG
- a CDS encoding MFS transporter, with the protein MTPTGGPPGQNLDRATRTYNRDRIRGACNGVLETCLQVFGLLVIIREFHAPGTVKSLLVAAHPFGLLLTPLTLFWFGRMGWPAGTTVARNYGLAAAALALAVLTPSPILFFIGTAATAMVLAQQMPLMVHIYTENYVHSRRGRLLSTSIVLSVVASTVFSLVGGAILDTNLQYYRWLFGFAALAAVLAGLAVRGIPSSPISPTGGRNPLVSLRFAWQDHVFGAMLVVWMLMGLGNLIILPLRIEYMANSAYGINATNAQIAMATAVIPSLVRVFSTHFWGHLFDRYDFFFIRMALNATALAAILLFFSTHSIWMLYLAGALFGFAVAGANIAWSLWVTKFAPEGKTAEYMSVHTFATGIRGAAAPFIGFATIVALSPFSTALISSALIVTSIVLLIPLRRWALRGERF; encoded by the coding sequence ATGACTCCGACCGGCGGTCCACCGGGTCAGAATCTGGACCGGGCAACCAGGACCTACAACCGCGACCGCATCCGGGGAGCCTGTAATGGCGTTCTGGAGACATGCCTTCAGGTCTTCGGACTGCTCGTCATCATCCGCGAGTTCCACGCCCCCGGCACGGTCAAGAGCCTGCTTGTCGCCGCCCATCCCTTCGGCCTTCTCCTGACGCCGCTCACTCTCTTCTGGTTCGGCCGGATGGGATGGCCGGCCGGCACCACGGTGGCGCGCAACTACGGCCTTGCCGCGGCCGCCCTCGCCCTCGCGGTCCTGACTCCGTCCCCCATCCTGTTCTTCATCGGGACGGCCGCCACGGCCATGGTCCTGGCCCAGCAGATGCCCCTGATGGTCCATATCTATACCGAGAACTACGTGCACAGCCGCCGCGGACGACTTCTCTCGACCAGCATCGTCCTCTCCGTGGTGGCTTCCACCGTATTCTCGCTGGTCGGCGGCGCCATCCTCGATACCAACCTGCAGTACTACCGCTGGCTCTTCGGCTTTGCCGCTCTCGCAGCCGTGCTGGCCGGCCTGGCCGTCCGCGGGATTCCCTCGAGCCCGATCAGCCCGACCGGTGGCCGCAATCCCCTGGTCAGCCTCCGTTTCGCCTGGCAGGACCACGTTTTTGGAGCGATGCTGGTCGTGTGGATGCTGATGGGACTGGGCAACCTCATCATCCTGCCCCTGCGAATCGAATACATGGCCAATTCCGCCTACGGAATCAATGCCACCAATGCCCAGATCGCAATGGCCACCGCTGTCATCCCCTCCCTCGTCCGTGTCTTCAGCACTCATTTCTGGGGTCACCTCTTCGATCGGTATGACTTTTTCTTCATCCGGATGGCCCTCAATGCCACCGCCCTGGCCGCGATTCTCCTCTTCTTCAGCACTCACTCCATCTGGATGCTCTACCTGGCCGGTGCTCTCTTTGGCTTCGCCGTGGCGGGCGCCAATATCGCGTGGAGCCTCTGGGTGACGAAGTTCGCCCCGGAGGGAAAAACGGCCGAGTACATGAGCGTCCACACCTTTGCCACGGGCATCCGGGGGGCGGCCGCACCCTTCATCGGATTCGCCACCATTGTGGCGCTCTCCCCATTCTCGACCGCCCTGATCTCGTCAGCGCTGATCGTGACCTCGATCGTCCTTCTCATCCCTCTTCGAAGGTGGGCCCTGCGGGGAGAGCGATTTTGA
- a CDS encoding class I SAM-dependent methyltransferase has product MSFWSSLSARFYDATMRGLERSCLAQWRPELIGDLRGEVLEIGSGTGANLAYYSDKVSRLVLAEPDRFMRKQLLRKVDRLGRGSFSVVDCVAESMPFETGTFDVVVATLVLCSVRSQKAALAEIRRLLKPGGSLVFLEHVTAGEPHRLARWQRWIQPVWVQVCGNCHLTRDTEKAILDSGFEFVQIDRGRLRGAPAIVSPMIKGKARRGS; this is encoded by the coding sequence ATGTCATTCTGGTCCTCACTGTCGGCGCGGTTCTATGATGCGACCATGCGGGGTCTGGAGCGGTCTTGTCTTGCCCAGTGGCGGCCGGAGTTGATCGGGGACCTGCGAGGAGAGGTACTGGAGATCGGCAGCGGGACGGGGGCCAATCTGGCTTACTATTCCGATAAGGTATCACGTCTTGTCCTGGCGGAACCGGATCGCTTCATGCGCAAGCAGCTTCTCCGGAAGGTGGATCGTCTGGGGCGCGGATCGTTTTCGGTCGTGGATTGCGTTGCAGAATCGATGCCGTTTGAAACCGGGACGTTTGATGTGGTGGTTGCGACGCTGGTGCTTTGTTCGGTCCGCTCGCAGAAGGCGGCGCTGGCTGAGATCCGGCGATTGCTCAAGCCGGGCGGATCGCTGGTCTTTCTGGAACATGTGACGGCTGGTGAGCCTCATCGATTGGCTCGATGGCAGCGATGGATTCAGCCCGTCTGGGTTCAGGTCTGTGGCAACTGCCATCTGACCCGCGACACAGAGAAAGCGATTCTGGACTCGGGCTTCGAATTCGTTCAGATTGATCGCGGCCGACTGCGGGGTGCGCCGGCCATCGTGTCACCGATGATCAAGGGTAAAGCGAGGAGAGGATCATGA
- a CDS encoding RbsD/FucU family protein yields MIKGQLIHPEILQALASSGHFSQVLIADGNYPVSTGTNPLSKKVHLNLRPGLVSCLEVLEVLLTAIPVQDATVMSPPGDFHPDIHDDYRRMLGQDVAWAEMERWAFYDKIKSSNTSLVIATGEQRRFANLLLTVGVVKLAEESF; encoded by the coding sequence ATGATTAAAGGACAACTGATTCACCCGGAAATCCTGCAAGCCCTGGCCAGCTCCGGTCACTTTTCCCAGGTCCTCATCGCGGACGGGAACTACCCGGTCTCGACCGGCACCAACCCCCTTTCAAAGAAAGTGCACCTCAACCTCCGGCCGGGCCTGGTCAGTTGCCTTGAAGTCCTCGAGGTGCTCCTGACCGCCATTCCCGTCCAGGACGCCACCGTCATGAGTCCGCCCGGAGATTTTCATCCGGACATCCATGATGACTACCGCCGGATGCTCGGCCAGGACGTGGCCTGGGCGGAAATGGAACGCTGGGCCTTTTACGACAAAATCAAGTCGTCCAACACCTCACTGGTCATCGCCACCGGCGAACAGCGCCGCTTCGCCAATCTCCTGCTGACCGTCGGCGTGGTAAAACTGGCCGAAGAGAGTTTCTAG
- a CDS encoding Fur family transcriptional regulator: protein MSIEACREKFKSFLADRSLRVTGQRLAIFDAAFAGAGNDHYTAEELLDRARAIDESVSRATVYRTLPIMTESGLLREIDIGKNLKFYAANPDNETQQAQVICLDCDRIFEISAPFMEWYRNTVSSKLGLTPVAHRLQVHAQCDAFRETGKCPHRN from the coding sequence GTGAGCATCGAAGCCTGTCGGGAGAAGTTCAAGTCCTTCCTTGCCGATCGCAGTCTCAGGGTCACCGGGCAGCGTCTGGCCATATTCGACGCGGCCTTCGCCGGCGCGGGCAATGATCATTACACCGCGGAAGAGCTTCTCGACCGGGCCCGCGCCATCGATGAATCCGTCTCCCGCGCAACCGTTTACCGGACCCTCCCGATCATGACCGAGAGCGGCCTTCTCCGGGAAATCGACATCGGCAAGAATCTGAAATTCTACGCCGCCAACCCGGACAACGAAACCCAGCAGGCCCAGGTCATCTGCCTGGACTGCGACCGCATCTTCGAGATCAGCGCCCCTTTCATGGAATGGTACCGCAATACGGTTTCCTCAAAGCTCGGGCTGACCCCCGTCGCCCATCGGTTGCAGGTCCATGCCCAATGCGACGCCTTCCGCGAGACCGGGAAATGTCCGCATCGCAACTGA
- a CDS encoding DJ-1/PfpI family protein: MKPPLQIGTLLFPGFELLDVFGPLEMFGLLGDRVQLSMLAEKVGEVSSAQGPRSVVDATLADAADLDVLLIPGGRGTRVLVEKPGFLEQLRQRSCRSRYSASVCTGSALLARAGLLDGKRATTNKLSFDWVRTQGPGVTWVRQARWVEDGSFFTSSGVSAGMDMTLGLISHLFDRSVSLEVARHAEYIWNEDPSADPFAGG, from the coding sequence ATGAAACCTCCACTTCAGATCGGGACCCTTCTGTTTCCGGGTTTTGAGCTCCTCGATGTTTTCGGGCCGCTTGAGATGTTCGGGCTCCTCGGGGATCGGGTTCAGCTCTCGATGCTGGCCGAAAAGGTCGGAGAGGTGAGTAGTGCGCAGGGACCTCGATCGGTGGTGGATGCGACCCTGGCGGATGCAGCCGATCTCGACGTCCTCCTGATTCCGGGCGGTCGGGGCACCCGGGTATTGGTGGAGAAACCCGGTTTCCTGGAGCAACTCCGCCAACGGAGCTGTCGCTCCCGCTATTCGGCGAGTGTCTGTACTGGCAGTGCCCTGTTGGCTCGGGCCGGACTGCTCGATGGCAAACGGGCGACCACCAACAAACTGTCGTTTGACTGGGTGCGGACCCAGGGGCCGGGTGTCACCTGGGTTCGGCAGGCCCGCTGGGTGGAGGACGGGTCCTTCTTCACTTCGTCCGGAGTTTCCGCCGGTATGGACATGACGCTCGGATTGATCAGCCATCTGTTCGACCGATCCGTCAGTCTCGAGGTGGCTCGCCACGCCGAGTATATCTGGAACGAGGACCCTTCCGCCGATCCGTTTGCAGGCGGATGA
- a CDS encoding NAD(P)-dependent alcohol dehydrogenase — protein MKAWVIRKRGEIGDIEYIDLPEPAVGPGEVVVRVKAAAVNPADLKVISGKKGGKFLHSGKSPIRLGYDFSGIVEKRGENVPAFHPGDEVFGFLPYTTSTREGSFAQSVAVRTETIARKPTMLGHVAAASAATVASTALQSLVGFGGIQRGQSVLINGASGGVGSFAVQIARSMGATVWGTCSVSNIDYVRSLGAQHVLDYRETNLGRLFDKFDIVFDAAATTSFAACAGIMKPKGVYITLLPSPSLIGGMLRTLLSARKCAVCIVKPRTSTLQAVAQMFEEGKLNAPIAATFPIHDLPKALETLRAGGVKGKIGLIAEDQVFSR, from the coding sequence ATGAAAGCATGGGTCATCAGAAAAAGAGGAGAAATCGGCGACATTGAGTACATCGACCTGCCCGAACCGGCCGTCGGTCCAGGAGAGGTCGTGGTGCGGGTGAAAGCCGCAGCCGTCAATCCGGCCGATCTGAAAGTCATTTCCGGAAAGAAAGGCGGCAAATTCCTTCACTCCGGAAAGTCTCCTATCCGCCTTGGGTATGATTTCAGTGGGATCGTCGAGAAAAGAGGCGAAAACGTCCCGGCTTTCCACCCGGGCGATGAGGTCTTTGGATTCCTACCCTACACGACCTCGACCCGAGAGGGAAGTTTCGCTCAATCGGTTGCCGTCAGAACGGAAACCATCGCCCGCAAGCCGACAATGCTGGGGCATGTTGCCGCTGCCTCGGCCGCCACGGTGGCCAGCACCGCTCTTCAATCCCTCGTCGGGTTTGGTGGCATCCAGCGGGGACAGAGCGTCCTCATCAATGGGGCCTCCGGGGGAGTTGGCAGCTTTGCCGTTCAGATCGCCCGAAGCATGGGTGCGACCGTGTGGGGCACCTGCAGCGTATCCAATATCGACTACGTTCGATCCCTTGGCGCCCAGCACGTGCTTGACTATCGGGAAACCAATCTCGGCAGGCTCTTCGACAAATTCGACATTGTCTTCGACGCGGCTGCCACCACCTCCTTCGCTGCCTGCGCGGGTATCATGAAGCCGAAGGGCGTCTACATCACCCTCCTGCCCAGCCCCTCCTTGATTGGCGGAATGCTTCGAACACTCCTCTCCGCCCGAAAATGTGCGGTCTGTATCGTCAAACCCCGAACCTCGACTCTTCAAGCCGTCGCACAGATGTTTGAAGAAGGAAAACTGAACGCCCCGATCGCCGCCACCTTTCCGATTCACGATCTGCCGAAGGCCCTCGAAACTCTCCGTGCCGGCGGGGTGAAGGGGAAAATCGGACTCATCGCCGAGGATCAGGTCTTCTCCAGGTAG
- a CDS encoding SprT family zinc-dependent metalloprotease, whose translation MPSGSHDGEDSVHFRRHPRARYYRLKIEMDGTAVVTIPRGGSRAEASRFLEKHREWVDLERARRRAEISQQKWTPGSRVLYRGDWVVLSLDRDFGRPFVQFGDQRFAVADPDMDLRRPVCAHLRGLAAEELPERLKAIAATMGIVPKRTVVRDQATRWGSCSVTGTISLNWRLIQTPPEVSDYVIVHELTHRIELNHSRRFWSRVEAVCPGFEIHEAWLKENARILGL comes from the coding sequence ATGCCATCCGGATCCCATGATGGCGAGGATTCGGTGCATTTCCGCCGGCATCCACGGGCGCGCTATTATCGATTGAAGATCGAGATGGATGGGACGGCGGTGGTGACGATTCCACGGGGAGGCAGTCGGGCCGAGGCGTCGCGTTTTCTGGAAAAGCACCGGGAATGGGTCGATCTCGAGCGAGCGCGGCGGCGGGCAGAAATCAGTCAGCAGAAATGGACCCCCGGTTCCCGGGTGCTTTATCGGGGAGACTGGGTGGTATTGAGCCTCGATCGGGATTTCGGGAGACCGTTCGTCCAGTTTGGTGATCAGCGGTTTGCGGTGGCCGACCCGGACATGGATCTGCGCCGGCCGGTTTGCGCCCATCTGAGGGGACTCGCGGCGGAGGAATTGCCCGAACGACTCAAAGCGATTGCGGCGACTATGGGAATCGTTCCGAAGCGCACCGTTGTCCGGGATCAGGCGACCCGATGGGGATCGTGCTCGGTCACGGGAACGATCTCATTGAATTGGCGTCTCATCCAGACGCCCCCGGAAGTGTCGGACTACGTGATCGTGCACGAATTGACCCATCGGATCGAACTCAATCATTCGAGGCGATTCTGGAGCCGGGTGGAGGCGGTTTGCCCCGGATTTGAAATCCATGAAGCGTGGCTGAAGGAGAACGCCCGAATCCTCGGGTTGTAG